Proteins from a genomic interval of Sinobacterium caligoides:
- a CDS encoding cobalt-precorrin 5A hydrolase — MIRIVALTETGLRLAEYLVDHIDGSTLWYRPKPFTDRLREAFTEGDRLLLIMATGIAVRTLAPVIDNKLVDPAVLVLDESGHFVIPLLSGHEGGANQWACEVATLLKAQLVVTTAKPYLAPVYSVGMGCERGCTQDHLRAHLDRCLDLAGIGLSQVTEITSIDIKADEVGLIALAKSLDIPFRTWNKRLLTTVDHLLNSRSEYVFKTVGVYGVAESAALYGAGLLTGDSAELILTKQKTSKATCAIARSFPLQQSGQEPEWLKSASKNNESGN, encoded by the coding sequence ATGATTCGTATCGTCGCGCTAACGGAGACTGGGCTTAGGCTGGCGGAGTACTTAGTTGATCATATTGATGGGAGCACACTATGGTATCGGCCAAAGCCTTTTACAGATCGGTTAAGAGAAGCCTTCACTGAAGGTGATCGTCTGTTGTTGATCATGGCGACTGGCATTGCGGTGCGAACGTTGGCACCTGTTATTGATAATAAATTAGTCGACCCTGCCGTGTTGGTGTTGGACGAATCTGGTCATTTTGTTATTCCTTTGTTGAGTGGACACGAGGGCGGCGCCAACCAATGGGCATGTGAAGTCGCAACGTTATTAAAGGCTCAGTTAGTCGTGACCACTGCCAAGCCTTATTTGGCGCCTGTGTATAGTGTGGGGATGGGGTGTGAACGTGGATGCACACAAGATCACCTGCGCGCACACCTCGACCGCTGTCTTGACCTGGCCGGTATTGGTTTATCTCAAGTGACGGAAATAACCAGTATTGATATTAAGGCTGATGAAGTCGGTTTGATTGCTTTAGCAAAGAGTCTCGACATACCTTTTCGTACTTGGAATAAACGCTTACTAACGACGGTTGATCATCTGCTGAATAGTCGTTCTGAGTACGTGTTTAAGACTGTGGGTGTTTATGGCGTTGCGGAGTCCGCTGCTCTTTATGGCGCTGGTTTGCTAACGGGTGATAGTGCGGAGTTAATTCTAACTAAACAGAAAACGAGTAAGGCAACTTGTGCAATAGCACGTAGTTTCCCACTGCAGCAATCGGGGCAAGAACCTGAGTGGCTTAAGTCTGCTTCTAAGAATAACGAAAGCGGTAACTGA
- the cobJ gene encoding precorrin-3B C(17)-methyltransferase → MTKLFVVGTGPGHADLVAPAALKAIKASTDLVAYGLYLDILGEVCDGKKHHDLPLGEEIGRARLALDLAAAGKATALISSGDIGIYAMATLVFELLDRQIQGEERHPEWLDVEIEVVPGVSAMQAGASRVGALLGHDFCTVSLSDLLTPWETIEKRVHAAGSGDFVISFYNPVSKKRDWQLNAARDVLLQYRPASTPVLIGRQLSRPDETITITTLAELDAKDVDMFTMVSVGNSESRHIINGTEQWLYTPRGYKKKL, encoded by the coding sequence ATGACGAAATTATTTGTAGTCGGTACGGGCCCAGGCCATGCAGACTTAGTGGCTCCAGCGGCGCTGAAAGCGATAAAAGCGAGTACTGACCTCGTAGCCTATGGCCTTTATCTCGACATTCTAGGCGAAGTCTGTGATGGCAAGAAACATCACGACCTACCTCTGGGTGAAGAGATAGGCAGGGCGCGATTAGCCCTCGATCTTGCTGCTGCAGGAAAGGCGACGGCGCTTATTTCCAGCGGTGATATTGGCATTTATGCGATGGCAACACTGGTTTTTGAGTTACTAGATCGGCAGATACAGGGCGAAGAGAGGCACCCAGAATGGCTTGATGTGGAAATTGAGGTGGTTCCAGGTGTGTCGGCGATGCAGGCGGGAGCAAGTCGTGTCGGTGCCTTATTAGGGCATGATTTCTGTACCGTATCGCTGTCTGATCTGCTGACGCCGTGGGAGACCATTGAGAAGCGAGTTCATGCTGCAGGTAGTGGTGATTTTGTTATTTCGTTCTATAACCCGGTTTCAAAAAAGCGAGATTGGCAATTAAACGCAGCTCGTGATGTGTTGCTGCAGTATCGACCAGCCTCGACCCCGGTGTTGATTGGCCGTCAGCTCAGTCGTCCAGACGAGACAATTACCATTACAACGCTGGCAGAATTAGATGCCAAAGATGTTGATATGTTTACCATGGTGAGTGTTGGTAATAGTGAGTCTCGGCATATTATTAATGGTACTGAACAATGGCTTTATACCCCACGTGGGTATAAGAAAAAATTATAG
- the cobI gene encoding precorrin-2 C(20)-methyltransferase — translation MNKGCFIGVGVGPGDPELLTLKAVREILAADVIAYLSNTQGQSQAKQIACLAIKQLTAEVPELAVVMPMSNDRQAANEAYDRAAEEITGYLSRGKTVVFLCEGDPLFFGSFAYLLERLQIDFNCRVVPGISSVNASAAAFTHPLIEQQESLAIVSGRHSDARIEQALREHDSVVIMKAGRSRRRLLSLLTKTGRKHEARYGEYIGRDNQWLCSSVEELTDEAGPYFSLFIITREREEL, via the coding sequence ATGAATAAAGGCTGTTTTATTGGTGTCGGCGTAGGCCCAGGAGACCCAGAGCTTCTGACGTTGAAAGCAGTACGGGAAATACTAGCAGCAGATGTTATTGCTTACTTGAGCAATACGCAGGGCCAATCGCAGGCGAAGCAAATTGCCTGCTTAGCGATTAAGCAGCTTACCGCGGAAGTACCAGAGTTAGCCGTTGTGATGCCGATGAGCAACGACCGACAAGCGGCTAATGAGGCCTATGACCGGGCGGCGGAAGAGATTACGGGTTATTTGTCGAGAGGAAAAACTGTTGTCTTTCTCTGCGAGGGAGACCCGCTCTTTTTTGGCTCCTTCGCCTATCTTCTCGAGCGTTTACAAATTGACTTCAACTGTCGCGTGGTACCGGGGATTAGTTCCGTAAATGCCTCGGCTGCTGCTTTTACTCATCCTTTGATTGAACAGCAGGAGTCGTTGGCTATCGTTAGTGGTCGCCATAGCGATGCACGTATAGAACAGGCACTTCGAGAGCATGATAGCGTTGTTATTATGAAGGCGGGGCGCTCACGTCGTCGTCTTCTGTCGTTGCTAACTAAGACCGGGCGCAAGCATGAGGCTCGGTACGGTGAGTATATTGGTCGTGATAATCAGTGGCTGTGCTCGTCGGTTGAGGAGCTAACGGATGAGGCGGGGCCGTACTTTTCGTTATTCATCATTACCCGCGAGCGAGAAGAATTATGA
- the cobM gene encoding precorrin-4 C(11)-methyltransferase: MKVYFIGAGPGDPELITVKGLRLLQSCPVVLYAGSLVPREILASVEDRAEITDTASLDLEQIIAHIVDARDKGLDVARVHSGDPSVYGAIGEQIRRLEALGIDFEIIPGVTATSASAAWLGKELTLSGVSQTIIMTRYEGKTPFPERERLPALAASGATLAIHLGVTRIHKVIEELIPHYGEGCPVAVCYRTSWPDQDKVTGTLADIVEKVRAKKFTRTSLILVGRVLDADEFRDSYLYDEAKAHVYRPKVKPATPRTVKRQVLES, translated from the coding sequence ATGAAAGTCTATTTTATCGGTGCTGGACCTGGTGACCCGGAATTGATTACGGTAAAAGGGTTGCGATTGTTGCAGAGCTGCCCTGTCGTCTTGTATGCGGGCTCACTGGTGCCGAGAGAAATTTTAGCATCGGTGGAAGATCGTGCTGAGATTACTGATACGGCATCGTTAGATTTAGAGCAAATTATTGCACATATTGTCGATGCTAGAGATAAGGGTTTGGATGTTGCTCGTGTGCACTCTGGAGACCCCTCTGTTTATGGTGCAATAGGTGAGCAGATTAGAAGGTTGGAGGCGTTAGGTATTGATTTTGAAATTATTCCAGGTGTAACGGCGACATCGGCTTCGGCGGCGTGGCTGGGGAAAGAGTTAACGCTGTCCGGGGTGTCGCAGACAATCATCATGACACGTTATGAAGGAAAGACACCGTTCCCTGAGCGTGAGCGTCTACCGGCATTGGCGGCGTCTGGCGCAACGCTTGCGATTCACCTTGGTGTGACTCGAATACATAAGGTGATCGAAGAGTTGATCCCACATTATGGCGAAGGCTGCCCAGTAGCGGTGTGTTATCGCACGAGTTGGCCCGACCAGGATAAAGTGACAGGAACGCTCGCTGACATTGTCGAGAAAGTGCGTGCAAAGAAGTTTACTCGCACCTCGTTGATACTGGTTGGTCGAGTGTTAGATGCCGATGAGTTCCGTGATTCCTACCTATATGATGAAGCAAAGGCGCATGTCTATCGCCCAAAGGTTAAGCCCGCAACGCCACGTACAGTGAAGCGACAGGTTTTAGAAAGTTAA